The DNA sequence TTTATTCAGCTTAAATGTGGTAAGAAACAGTGTCTTCCTGTAGACAGGAGATTTAGTAGCATCATCTAGCACTCATCATTTGGGAAACACTTCACTTGGAATGGGTTGGCCATTGAGAACAGCCAGCATGTTTGCTATGGCTTCTTCTGCCATCATACGGATGGCCTGGACTGTTGCGGTTCCAATGTGCGGGGTTATGATCACGTTATTTAGGTTTAATAAAGGATGATCTctggaagaaacagaaagaacagaatGTGTTACACAAGGAACTTACTCTGCTGCTGTCCCATGCTAGTTGTGAAGAACTGAACCTCAGCAACAGCACGTTCAGACCAAAGCACAGAACGAGCATGAAGCCATGGGATGCTTGCTTAcacatttcttcttcttcttcttctccatcCACTTTACTCATCGCCTGGCCCATGAGTCAGACCGGCAAAACCCAACACAGGTGGGAAAGGGGAATAACTTGTTCTTTATTTATGATTGTGCAAGATAGCCTGAGGTTTTGGCCTTACGTAATGAGTCTCCCCGTGAAGAGCAAAATTATGAGCACACTTTGAACACAGTTTAAAACATTTCAGATTAACAGACTGGGAAAGAAGTTTCTTTACCTTGGCAGGGGCTCAGGGTATGTCACgtccagagctgcagccctaATAACCTTATTCTGGAGAGCTTCTACCAATGCATCTTGATCAATAACTGCACCTGCATTAAAGTTAAATCTTGATATTCTGATGAGTTAATGAACACAGATTTACCTATAAGGGGGTGGAACGTCCCCAGGGTCAAGTGAGAAAAACTAAAGGATCTTTATCTTGTTAGATAATAGAATGCCTTTTTAGTAATTATTAACcaaagattttatttattaacCTTTAATTATAGGATGATTATAGTCTACTGCATAGGGTTTTTCCTGGGATGAGAGCAGTTTTagtctttttctcattttgacACTTCCTGTATTATAACAGACAAATTATTTAATCTCTGCAGACTTTCCACTCTTTTATCTCTCTGCTTTGTTTACTGATAATCTCTCTCATATGCTCGTTCAGTGCCAACAGATCTGTCATCCCATGTGAGGCTTCCTTTCTACACTGCTTTTCCAAATGTTACTTAATGTTTTCCCTTGTACTCCATTCTCCCTTGCTGATGATAAACCTTTCAGTTATTTCCACTAAAACCCACTGTCTCTAGAATAAGGCTAAACAGAACTAACCATCTGCTGAGTATCCCTAATTTCCATAGGATCTTTGAAGAAATAGTGTATGATCCATGTAAGTCACACATTTGTGTGACTTACTACTACTTCATGACTCAAACAACAGAGAGATATCACAGACTGAGGCCGGAGAGGGGAATATCAACACAATCAGACAAAACATGACCTCAAGTGTGAAGCCACAAACAGTGATTTCAGATCCTCCTACCTCGGCTGATGTTTATAAGAGTAGCTGTAGGTTTCATCAGCCCCAACTCCTTTTTCCCAATCAGTTTGTGAGTCTCAGGTGTCAGGTTCACAACCAACATAACAAAGTCAGATTGCTGCAGCAAGTCTTCCATCTTTGCACAGTAGTGGGCACCAAcagcctcttcctcctcctttcttctgaaggaaaaatgCACAAATCCCCAAGCTGACACAACTGTTTCTGAGTTTAACAATCAGTCAGCCCTAGGAGAGTTCCAGAAAGCACAGAAACTGAGAGGTTGGGACCAATGTAAAGGATAAGCCATTGATAGGCACAGTTGGTAGAATGGATGCAGAAAGGATGTGGGCTAGAGGGAGCAAGAGGCTATAGgagtggtgagacactggaggAGTGATGCATGTGTGAAAGCACAGCACATAGCAGGCAATATGAGGTTAGGAAGCTGGGGATGCAGTCAGACCCTGCTTTTCTCTCCTGTGTCTATGCCAATTCCTGTGGAGCTTTTCCTTGTCTGACATGGCAGTTAGGACTTGTGATTGAAAAGGAATGAAGTGTGAAAGAAATGGAACTACAGATCCATGAGAAATTAAGGCCTTTGTCATTGGTGCCTGTGTGATGTGTGATCTGGCTAGGCTGAGGAGACTGGTTGGGAGAAGCAGGGATGCTGCCAGAAGCCTGaagacaggacaggacaggggacaccaCAAGGGCACAAGACCTGGTTTGCTTGGACAACATCTCCCCAATGCTTACTAGTCCTTGTTTCAAACTGGTAGTCACTAACCAGGACAGGGCAAGTGCAGGGGGAACTGCTTCCTgaagggagcaggagggagccaAAGTGAGGAAGTGGTGGCACAGTGGTGCTTGTTACACTGCTTACAAGTGCACAggaaggctggggacagagcagagctgtggcttCCGTCACTGCCCTCTAGACAAATGCAGAaatcagaaatgcagaaacCTTTACCTTCGGTTTCTGTTATGGTACAGGATCCTCATGTTGAAGGCCCTGGCTCTCTGAGCCACTTTGTATCCAATGCTGCCCATCCCAATGATCCCAAGTGTCGCTCTGGTTACTTCCACTCCCAGCCAGTcaacagcaaaatgctttgtgtCTGGAGACACAGCAATGTGGCAGCCTGCGTGTAAATACATGTTGAATGGGTACAAATCAGCCATAAATGGAGGCctgggggaaagaaaaggtttaTCACCATCACAGCAGTGGGGCTCTGGAGCACCCGTTACAAAACACCTTTGTTGATTTTGACCAGTTTATATAAGGGCCTGGATGGTGCCAATTCCTGCACCTAGGCCTAAAGCCAGTAACACAGTGGGATCCTGGCTGGGTACTGTGCTGGAAGGAGTCTCTCCGTGGGCAATTAACTTTTCCACAGCTGTTGTATTTTCTTGGAAGTTCAAAAATAGCTTCTTTGAAACGACCCTGCAAACACtgacttcacttttttttcatctgGGGTAAATCTCATAATTTCTCTCCTGGATcacaacccaaaccagtctcaCTGCTTGAATAGGGGTGAAGGATTCAAattccagctcagccagggatCTCTGTCAGCTTTTATACAAAGAACTTGAAGTCCAAAAAGATGCAATAGTGAGAAAACATCACTGGGAAAGAGATGTTATTTCATGCTCAGGGATGTAAGCAGCAGTGACAAGACCATGAGTCCCTGAACACAGAGGTGGCTTCTTGTGAAAGTCTCTACTGACACCTTCCTTCCCCAGAAAGGCATTGCATAGCAAGGGGGCGGGGAAAGAACCTGCTTTTAGGGACACAAACTAATGCTAGTGGTACAACTTGTAACAGCTCGGTCAAAAAGATTATCATCTATTTCAAAAACAATGCTGATGCTCTTCAGGAAATACAACCTACTGGTTTTGACAAACTCATCACAGAGGtaggaaaaagaagaatttatACTAATTACTACTCTGGAGTTGGAGATGTGGCCACTAATGCTTTGTATCTTCCTGTAGCTCCTAATGCTTCTTTCGAGGGGAAATGGAAAGTGGTGACATTCAGTTTGGATGCACTCTGTATTCAGTTTTCACAGCTGTAAACAACCCACCCAGTGAACAGCCAGAGAAGAATTAAGCCCCAGATGTTATTCCAAACAGTATAGCACAAGACTTTCAACCACATAGTTTAGACAAAAGCCTTACTCTTGTCATTGTTGCCCTGAAAAGAAGTGAGACATAAGTAGATGCTTCTGAAAGTTAAGGCCTCTGAAAATTTTTCCTCATAAAAGCATTCCAAATATTGATTCAGAAAGATCGTCTCTACCACAGCAAAAGCGAGGTATGCTAAAGAAGTAGCTAGGACcaagaaaatggaaaacattACCTTCCACTAGTCTTCTAGCAGAGGCCAGCATCAAGGCCATTCCTATGTCTGCTGTTGGGTCTGCCACAGCATGTGGGGTGTTGGTCACTTTTACACCAAAGCTCGAGATCATTTTCAAGTCTAAGTGATCCACTCCAACCCCAGAGTTTGCAATTATCTTTAAATTAGGCAGGCTTTCTAGAAGCTCGCGGTCAATAGTTGGCCTGCACTCAAACACAAAAACagattggatttttttcctcatttcttctTTGTTTCCAAGAAATTCCTTCATGGTGATAAGGTGAAAGTGTTTCTTCAGAAGTTCTGCAAGGTCTTCTAGCACGCCATGAGTTCCTCCTATATCCAGGATCAAAACAGCAGGCAACTCTCCTTCTGACATGACCTGCAACAGAGGAATAGAAGAAATACTCCTTTGTTTAGGAGAACACCCTGAAAGAGCAGTGATGTTCTTTTAAAAGTTATCACTTAAATTCACATGTGTAGATCAGGAAACGGATCTAGTGTGGTATGTCAGACAACTTCCAAGTACTTTTACCAAGTGCTGATTTAGACCGTAACACCAAGGAACATCCACACACTTACATCCAAATCCAGTCCTACAAgctgctcttctcaaagagttTAATTTTACTCCTGAATCAATATTGATTTAATACAAAACTAGTAGCTTTTCTGGTAGCTTATTCACCAATGCCTTTCTATAAGCAGTGCTATGAAACAGAGGCTGCTAGAAATTTACTAGAAGTTTCTTGCCTGTTGGCTATGGTTGGTGAAGCTACAGGCAATGAGGCCCAGGTGGGTCTGACAAACATCTGTTAAGGATGGTTTATGTCTAATAAATTTGCACAATGAAGGGCCACCCTTGGACAGCTGTTGGACTGCTTGCCTTCAGTGTCTTAAACATCCAGATCTGTACCTGAATTTACCTCATGCAAAATTTAGCACACCTATGTGCTGAACCATTGAGGAAGAGCACTAGAGGAGATACCACTGATAACACAGTGCTTCATGCTAGAACTTTCCCCTGCCCTGAGAGTTTTGAGCCCAGTCCTCTCTACAGTACTCTGGCAAATGCACTCTGCAATAAGATAGGGGCTCCACACACAACCAAACATCTAATTAGAATTCCTATTGGCGAAAGTGGTAGTTGAAGATTTCCTGCATATCTTAACAACAGCTGTGCCTAATTTCCTACAATTCTTTTTGCTGCGCTCTACTAACATTTGATCTCCATCTCATTCTATCTCCTAGACTCGTGTCCAGGAAACCTGATGTTTTGCTACACGAATCAGAACAAATTTCCACAGCACTATGCTGATTTATTCTGGGCACACGATGCTGGtcagctgtgtcctgctgcttcACTCCTCTCACAAAAGCCTTCTGTGAGTAATCAGAACTCAAGCCTGGGACAAAAAGGTGTCAACGTAGGTTGGAAGTTTTTGTCAACCACATTTACCCTTGTCCTGAGCAAACTCAGACTTATCCCAACCACATCTATTAAATGGTTACAATCTCGGCACCAGTACTGCTGTTTTATCCTGACCTTGATGTGCATTTCTGCTGCAGTTTCAGTCTGCTGCCGTACATGGGCTTGAAGGGGCCTCCATGCTAGGACAGGTCTGCAGTTCACCACAATGTCTCTGATAATACTATCTGGTTCTCAGCTGCAGCAAACAAAGCAATGAGGTGAACAGTGCAACCAAATTGCAAAGGAAGACCATGTTTTTATATACatctcatcctttttttttgccagctgAAGTTGTTAACCACATGTAGTCGTCAAAACTGTGCAAATTTCCCCAGgtgtagtctgcatttcttaaGAGTATCACACAACATTACTAGGATAAACTAGATTTGTGCTGCAGAGTAAATGATACATAGAATAAAAGAGGAGCTGATGTCATATTATGATGGCATTGTCCAGCTTCATGAATGATCAGAATCTGGTAATCCTGGAGGGCAGCTAAACCTTTTGCTGTTAAAACTGGGCACCAGACATGATCAAGTGACTGGCAGATGCCAGTGAGGCAGCACTGTATTACTCCATTTGCTTTCATCACCACCTCCTACCATATTACAATACACCACACATGATGGGCAGAACCAGACTTGTTTTCACCTTGGAAGCACTTTCTACACTTCAGAAGCAGAAGGGTGACCCATGAGGAAGCCTCTAGCTATAAACAAAACAGCTGGTGCACTAGAAGCACACTAGTGGCATGTTGATGGATCTTTCAGTGAGTGTGGGCATGCTGAGCCTGCCACCATTCCAGCTGTGTTTGATGGTCCTGTGACCCAttcactgcctgcagcactggTCCAGCACCTGGTGTTCTGCTTGCCCCAGGtacaatcttaaaaaatcacACTGATAGCAGGAATTTAAAAACACTTAAAGGAACCTCACAGAAGGAAGGGGGCTCTCCAGATACCAACCTTGGTCCTAGTGCTTATTGTTCGCCTTCTAAGTTGGAGAGTCCTGTACCTCTGTTTGTAAATCACACTTCTGTGACAGCGATGTCCATGAGAAGCAATAACTGGATGAATAAACTTGTAAGCCAAATGTGACTGGCCAAACATCGAGGGAATCAGTTTTGACAGACTCGATGCTTTGCTCCTGAACATAATTATTCAGTTATCAGATGTCTTGTCCAGTGTGCTAAATGTAACACCTGTCAAGGATACGACAATTTTGGTTTTGGACTATTACCATCTGCAGTATCACTaagttcctttttttctttttcaaagttGTCTCTTCTCCTTTTGTATTTACATAAAACTATCTGCTTCCATGTAGGTAAACAGTCAAAAGCATAGCAAATCATTGACATAAGGTAAGTGCACTAAGTTCTGGTCCTAGCATTGCAGAGAAAACTTTGAAATTAAATTGAGACAACGGGGCAAATACGTTTAAGTATTAACTTCAGTGCTAATTGAAATTGACTTACTTCAACTGTAGAGCTTGACTCACTCCTCTTGCAGAGCTTCACTCACTCGCAGATTTGTTATCTGGGACTGCTGTATCACCTTAGACTTAAACAAATCATAGCAAAATAAGCGACGTAATTTTTCCTAGCCCAGTTTTCAGTTAAAGTTAACAGCCTGCGTTATCCAGCATCAATTCCTCCCACTAACTTCTCCAAAGAAGACTAATTATACCTGAGCACAACCAAAGCACTAACCAGGGCCGGTTTCTCTCTGACGACCGCCTTTCACAACTCGATCCCGCGGCAGCTGGAAGAGCCGGGAGCTCacggctcccgctcggggccgggcacatccgctcctgccctgccccgctcGCTtaaccctgccctgcccgggcaCCGCCGGCTCCGCGGCTGGCGGCTTCCAGGGAAGCTCCGGCACGGAGATCACGCCCCGCTGCCTCTGCCCTTGTCTGCAGCCAGGCCGCgctgcctctcctttccctctccctctccttcttCCCTCCCCGGACATCCTAAAAAGGCGATAAAGCAAGACGAGGACCCGGATAGTTTTTGGAGAGGTCAGCAATTATGGGACAAAGTTATTTGCCACCAATTTACATTGTtccccacagccaggctgcagcttgTGGGGAATTGTTATACTGGAAACTATGCTTTTGTCCCTGCCTGCCACAAGCTAACTTTTCAAATGAGTGTCTGCTGTGGAATTAAGGAAAATGATTGGTCTGGGATGGCCTATGCCAATGGCCAGCTCAATTCTGGAACCCAGGGCTGGaatgtgctggttttgctgctgactaCTTGCACTGGAACGTTTTCCCAGAGTGCTCCCGTGGTGGCACTTTGGTCACCGGAGCCATGGGAGAGCTCATGGAACCCCAGCGCGAGTCTGGGAGCGGCTGGGCAGTgcagcggccggggccgggggcatgACAATTGTCATTGCTGTGGGGGAATACACTGAGAAAACTTCCCACAGCCAGGAGATGCAATAgtacagaaccacagaattgctgggctggaagggaccttaaagaagCATCTGGACCCAGCCCTCTGCCATAGGCACCTTTCGctacaccaggttgctcagagcccgtccaacctggccttgaactcccccaggaatggggcatccacagcttctccgaCCATATCTCACGATCAAATCCCACGGAGGTTTCAGGGAATGCACTGACATCAGAGCGGTCAGCAGCAGAGAGTAGGAGATCTCGGCTCTGATCACCTCTGTTTCATCCTCCCCGTGCTAGCCGGCATCACCGATCCCCACGGCACGGCTCCACATCCCACCTGCGAGGGGGGACGCAGGCGTCCCCGACCAGCCCGAGTGCGCCCGTCCGGCAGCGGGCACTCCTCCCGTCGGGAAGGCGGCCGTCCCGCGCCGTGCCGGAAGCGCTCGTTGCGGTGCCCGCCCTTCCGTTTCCCGCCGcgccggcgctgccgccgctccGTGTCTCCGAGGGAAGGACGCCCGCGGGGTGCGCTGGGGACGGGCCGCGCCGGGATGGGCGGGCCGGGGGTGGCTCGGTGCTGGCGCTCGGGGCCCGGGGAGGGGTCGGGCTGTTAGCTGCATGGGCATCCCTGTCGTCCCGCAGGCTCCCCGGCCGGCTGCCAGGATGTCGTACATGCTGCCGCACTTGCACAATGGGTGGCAGGTGGACCAGGCCATCCTGTCGGAGGAGGACCGGGTCGTGGTCATCCGCTTCGGGCACGACTGGGACCCCACGTGCATGAAGATGGACGAGGTCCTGTACAGCATCGCCGAGAAGGTAAACGGgagctttctgctccttctgAGCTCGGTGTTCCCCAGGCTTGCTTGGAGCCTGTTGCAGCTTATAACTGGGGTTCTGCACAGGTATCGCAGCTTTAGGAGGCAGCGGGAAAGCTGCGCGGTTTCACTTTCATGAGTGTCTCCTAAAGACTGCTCTGATGTGTTCTGGCGGGTGCAAAGAGTATCGCAGATGTTCGGAAACCAAGGGTGCTGCCTGTTAATAAGCCATGACTGAGTGAGCATCGGCATTCAGGTGGAAATTGCTCGGTGTAGGGCTGCCGCGGCTCCAGGTAACGCAGGACACCCACTTTACAGTGGAAATGTGTGGTACCTTCGGGTTTCCATCTGAATAACTTGAAAAGTTACTTTCATTTTGGCTCTTAAAAATGGTGAGGTGCTAAAATGTGCGGGATGGTGTTGATTAATCTGTCACTCATATAATTCTGATTAATGTATCAGTGATATTAATCTGTCAGGGATGTTATCTGTGGACACTAGTAGCCTTCTGCTGAGTTGCATGGACTGAATTAAGTTTTAAGAGGCAAACTCCACAGCTGTTTTCAGATGGAAACTGAATGATTGCAAACAAACACTTACTTAAGAAAGATACATAGATAGGAAAAATTAGACTGTTAGAATACACAATCAGCTACAATTTGCCTTTCATATATTTGCTAAAGGCTTTGCGACATGATAGATGTAGAATATTGACAGCTCTTTAACTCAACCACATgaagaaagaagcagaaatatCTGAATCAGAAACGGTAACTTGGGTAGGAAAAGGTGCCAGCTATCATAGAAATcgtagaatggtttgggttggaagggaccttaaagatcatctcattccagctctcctgctctcctgaccaggttgctcagggccccatccaacctggccttgaacactgccggGGATGGGGCATCCAGAACTTCACTGCCTTCATAGAAAGTTCTGTGGATGCTGCATAGATTGACATGGagttgtttttgtggtttactttgccttctgaaattttaaaaaataacttttgtCTTGAAAATCCCTGCTACTGAAGATCTATACCCACAGCCACGGGTTGAGATGTATTAGAATGCAGTAAACAGTTGTGATATGTTTTAATACTCTTGTTTTGTATTCAGCCTGGTGGGAGTGTTATGCTCAGATACTGTAAGAATGGACTTGTGGCAGGATGCTTGGCAATTTGGCAGACCTGCTGGCAGCTAGGGGTGACTGGGGGAAGAAAGAACAAAGTAACTTCTTATTTAAAAATCTCCCTCTGCAGAAATGGCAAATTAAAGGGGGAGATCCTACCTCATCCTCTTGCTTACAAGCCATGTTTGGATCTCTGCTGTTTTAAAGAGTGAGTAAAAGTTCCAATTGTACAGGTGTTTATTCTGGAGAATAATACAGAATGTTAACGTGCTATAATTGCAGGCCACGTTTGAAGACAACATGGCCGTATTTTATATTTGTTACCCTGGTGCAATATTCTTTTAGACTGCAGCATGGTTTTGGGTAGCAGTAATATTTGTCTGTTTTTTATGATAGGATAACAgggttttcttttcagtttttgtgGAAAAAGAAACTAGAATGCTATATGAAAGTACAAAGTATCttattttcactgaaatgtACTCCACTTGCATctgactgggtttttttccctagtgTTATATGAAAAAAAGCAAGGTTTCACTGAATGTCAAAACAAATCATAATTGTAAgttgatagattttttttttttgctttgtcagGGTTTCAATCAAACATTGATTCAAGCAAGAATTGAGTCACAAATTTTGTCTTAAAGACCTTTtctaaaaatacacttttttcttttctttaaagggAACTCGTAAAAACCTGTCCCCTAAAATACAGGGATTGGTTTGCTAAATTAATACACCTTgtttaagaaattatttatctATGACTGAATAATGTAAATCAGGTAACTGTTGAATTGGATCAGTTTGGGTTTAGGAAGGATTCTTCAAATGTTGTGCATTTATTTAACCATAATCAGAAGTGTGAATAGCTGTGGTTTTTCCTTAGACATTAGTTATGCCTTTGCGTTTCTGCTAAAGTTACATGAAAAGTGAGAGAGGAGAAGAAGGTGGAGCATAGAAAGAGGTAGCTATGAAAAATGCATATAGGTATTTTAGCTACTGGTGTTTGTAATTAAAAGGTGAGCAAAGTTAGTGCATTTACTGATGTCTgtctttttcaaaattattagCTGTAAGCGCTGCTCTTGGCAGTACAATATCTTTCTCTTTCCCCCTAGAAATTTATCACCTAAATTTACAGCATAATTAGCAAGAAAAAAGTTCAAATAAATATCACCAGTACAGACTTTCAAGTTTGTACTTGCTCTGTTCAGTTCAGTAATGCAAGTCTGCCAGCCACCTCAAATGCAAGTAATTTGGTTGCAAATGCTAGTCTCAGTTCCTGCATGTTTCTTGACCATAGTGTTTTGTTCttctaaacagaaaaaaacactgTCTAGAAACTGGTTAGAAAGATGAGAAGGTGGAATCTTGGATCTTGTTTCACATTTCCGTAGATATTTGGGCTGTAAGATTTGCTTTTCAAAGGCAGTTGAAATcttaacaacaaaaaaccagGAGCGTTACTTACCTCTGACAGAAATTCCAAGAAACTTCATGATATTTGTCAGTCATCCTAGGCATTAATCATAGTGTTAATCTCATGTTGTAGgaatgaatttatttatttttagaaggATATTGTTAATGAAGGAAGTCAGGGAGGAGAGCTTCAGAGGACAAATGAATCCCATGGCATATGATTTTTCTTACATCTGTGTTTCCCGTTTACTAGCAAAGTGTGTGATCTTCATGAAGACAGGATACAGAATCTTTGTCTGATGGTACAAGTCCTATAGATTCCTCTGCTTTATAGTCTTAAGCCATTCAGTGTAAAGATTTCATATCAGTCCTCAGGCAGAGACAATTCTGTGAAGTATGAAAACAGCCCAGAACAGTGGCCAGGCAGTAATGTACTTCTGGGTTTTCTACGTGCATCTTCAGCCATGTGGATTGATTAGACTGATCTGATGAAGCTACCATCATTGGGGAGAACgggcaaaaccagcaaaactgAAGCCCAACCTGTGAAAACAAGTCACACAAATTTGAATCCATGCTGCTGTTTAACTTAGGTTTCCTACTCTACCCGGTCCCCATGGAACAACAGCTCCAACAGCCTGGTAAGGCAGAGAAAGTTTTGAATTGAAAGACAGATAAGGGAAGTCAGGAGTGTCAGGAATAGTTAATATCTGTCTCTGGAAATGCTTTTATCTTCAGTTGCAGCACAAGTGAGGTGCTGTCCAGAAGGAGGTGTCTCactagaattttgatttttttcttcagaaagcaGTTGACTTACTGCAACAAATTTACTGTATTTAGTGTATGTTATGAGGTTAAGCACTTTCAGAGTAAACTTGTGT is a window from the Passer domesticus isolate bPasDom1 chromosome 1, bPasDom1.hap1, whole genome shotgun sequence genome containing:
- the LOC135301744 gene encoding probable 2-ketogluconate reductase isoform X3; this translates as MSEGELPAVLILDIGGTHGVLEDLAELLKKHFHLITMKEFLGNKEEMRKKIQSVFVFECRPTIDRELLESLPNLKIIANSGVGVDHLDLKMISSFGVKVTNTPHAVADPTADIGMALMLASARRLVEGCHIAVSPDTKHFAVDWLGVEVTRATLGIIGMGSIGYKVAQRARAFNMRILYHNRNRRRKEEEEAVGAHYCAKMEDLLQQSDFVMLVVNLTPETHKLIGKKELGLMKPTATLINISRGAVIDQDALVEALQNKVIRAAALDVTYPEPLPRDHPLLNLNNVIITPHIGTATVQAIRMMAEEAIANMLAVLNGQPIPSEVFPK
- the LOC135301744 gene encoding probable 2-ketogluconate reductase isoform X1, with the protein product MFRSKASSLSKLIPSMFGQSHLAYKFIHPVIASHGHRCHRSVIYKQRYRTLQLRRRTISTRTKVMSEGELPAVLILDIGGTHGVLEDLAELLKKHFHLITMKEFLGNKEEMRKKIQSVFVFECRPTIDRELLESLPNLKIIANSGVGVDHLDLKMISSFGVKVTNTPHAVADPTADIGMALMLASARRLVEGCHIAVSPDTKHFAVDWLGVEVTRATLGIIGMGSIGYKVAQRARAFNMRILYHNRNRRRKEEEEAVGAHYCAKMEDLLQQSDFVMLVVNLTPETHKLIGKKELGLMKPTATLINISRGAVIDQDALVEALQNKVIRAAALDVTYPEPLPRDHPLLNLNNVIITPHIGTATVQAIRMMAEEAIANMLAVLNGQPIPSEVFPK
- the LOC135301744 gene encoding probable 2-ketogluconate reductase isoform X2, which codes for MFRSKASSLSKLIPSMFGQSHLAYKFIHPVIASHGHRCHRSVIYKQRYRTLQLRRRTISTRTKVMSEGELPAVLILDIGGTHGVLEDLAELLKKHFHLITMKEFLGNKEEMRKKIQSVFVFECRPTIDRELLESLPNLKIIANSGVGVDHLDLKMISSFGVKVTNTPHAVADPTADIGMALMLASARRLVEGCHIAVSPDTKHFAVDWLGVEVTRATLGIIGMGSIGYKVAQRARAFNMRILYHNRNRRKEEEEAVGAHYCAKMEDLLQQSDFVMLVVNLTPETHKLIGKKELGLMKPTATLINISRGAVIDQDALVEALQNKVIRAAALDVTYPEPLPRDHPLLNLNNVIITPHIGTATVQAIRMMAEEAIANMLAVLNGQPIPSEVFPK